The Planktothrix sp. FACHB-1365 sequence GGAATTTGACCAGAGGATAACGGAATTAAAGAATTCTGCACAACTGGTGAAACAGTAGATAACCCAAACAAGATTGCCCAATAGAGGCTTTTTGTTTTGGCTAAAAACTTAAGTTTGGGAGTATAAAAATAATAACCAGAGCGCACGTTCTTTTAGAGTCAGGAGATAGATTAAAAAACAGTTAGTGTTTTTCTAAAAAGAGCAGGTTGAATTTGGCAAAATCAACTCTATTATTGAGAAGAAAGATTGCGTTCAACTTCAGCAATTGCTGCTTGATGTTCCGCTTCTGTCCGGCTGAAAATATGGGTTCCGTCGTAACGCGCCATAAAGTAGAGATAATCCGTTTTTTCAGGGTTGAGTGTTGCTTTTAAACTCGCTAAACCCGGACTGGCGATCGCCGTTGGCGGTAAACCCACATTAATATAAGTATTGTAGGGAGACGGCGTTTCCACCTGTTTAAAGGTTAGGGGTTGATCAACAGTTTGACGAATTCCCAAAGCATATTCTACCGTCGGATCAGAAGCGAGTTGAATTCCTTTTTGCAAACGGTTGTGAAACACCCCGGAAATGCGATTTCGTTCTTCAGCGACAACGGCTTCTTTCTCCACAATACTCGCCAGTGTCACCCATTCATTCAAATCCAAATTCAGTTGGGATTTTGCTTGTTGATAGATCGGTAAAGCCGATTCTTGAAACCGATTTAACATCTGGCGAATGATGCCTTGGGGTGTGACTTCAGCCGATTCCACTTGATAAGTATCGGGAAACAAAAAACCTTCTAGTAAGGGTAAATTTTGAGGGAGCCAAGGATAATCTTGATAGGGAATTTGACGACTTGCTGTGATAAATTCCTCCGCCGAGAAAAATCCTTGTTGTTCAAAATATTCCGCCATTTGTTGAATTGACCAGCCTTCTGGAATCGTGAAACTAAGCGTCATCACTTCCCCATTCCAGATTTTAGCAGCAACTTCACTCAAGGATTGAGTTGGAGCCAGAGAATAGCTTCCGGCTTTAAAATCTCCTTGAGGATCTTTGAAGATTAACCACCGTGCCCACAGTCTCCAAGCCAAATCGGAACGAATTAATCCGGCTGCTTTCAAATCTTCCCCAATTTGCTGGCTTGATGTTCCAGGGGGAATCAGGATTTTCACACTGTTTCCACTCCCACTGGAGGATCTCACCTGTTCTTCACTTTGAGGAGCCGCACTGGCCCAACTCCACCACATCCAACCTTGCCATCCGAAGAATCCCCAGATCATCGGTAGGATGAGAAGATAAAAAAAACCTTTAGAAAACCCTTTCAAGGTTTGTTTATTTTGAGGTTTCTTTTGCTTTGTTTTTGCAATTTCCAAATTGCCACTCCCAAATCAAAACTTGATTTTACCTTGTACTGAAACCCCGCCCATCTCCCTCTGAGGAGATATTTATTGTTAAGGGGTCGATACAGACCTGAATGGGTTACTCCAACGCATCAAAAAGTTGATCTTCAATCAAGGGTAACAAAGGTTCTAACTTTTGAAATTCTTCCGGGGAAAGTTGTTTATATTCTCCCTGTTCATTGGTTTTAGCTAGAATAAAAAACGGATCGGCAGGGGTATAAATTCCGTATTCTTGCTCTTCGTGATAGAAACTAGCTAACCACAGGAGTTCCTCAAATTCTTCTTGGTCAGGTTGAGAAGAATCGAGATCAGCATTAGATTCTCCTTCTTCAGGAAAATCCGGTAATTCTCCTTCTACAGTTAGGGTAATTCCTGTGCGTTTGAGATCTAAATTGTGTTCTGCTAAAACAGCTTTAGCCGTTTTAAAAATTTTGTTAATTTCTGCTTCTGATTCTACAGGAACAGCAGATTCATCATCATCATCCTCGTCATTCCAAGTTAAGATTTCGATGGGCGTGTCCACAGGAAGAAGCAATCCATACTCTTGACCTTCTAACTGAATTGAGGATTGCAAGGTGCACACCAGCGATCGCCCCTGATCATCGGTCAGGGTGACGTAGGCTTCCTCAGAACGTCCATTATCGTTGGGAA is a genomic window containing:
- the mltG gene encoding endolytic transglycosylase MltG, with the protein product MKGFSKGFFYLLILPMIWGFFGWQGWMWWSWASAAPQSEEQVRSSSGSGNSVKILIPPGTSSQQIGEDLKAAGLIRSDLAWRLWARWLIFKDPQGDFKAGSYSLAPTQSLSEVAAKIWNGEVMTLSFTIPEGWSIQQMAEYFEQQGFFSAEEFITASRQIPYQDYPWLPQNLPLLEGFLFPDTYQVESAEVTPQGIIRQMLNRFQESALPIYQQAKSQLNLDLNEWVTLASIVEKEAVVAEERNRISGVFHNRLQKGIQLASDPTVEYALGIRQTVDQPLTFKQVETPSPYNTYINVGLPPTAIASPGLASLKATLNPEKTDYLYFMARYDGTHIFSRTEAEHQAAIAEVERNLSSQ
- a CDS encoding DUF3727 domain-containing protein, with protein sequence MLPSKFPNDNGRSEEAYVTLTDDQGRSLVCTLQSSIQLEGQEYGLLLPVDTPIEILTWNDEDDDDESAVPVESEAEINKIFKTAKAVLAEHNLDLKRTGITLTVEGELPDFPEEGESNADLDSSQPDQEEFEELLWLASFYHEEQEYGIYTPADPFFILAKTNEQGEYKQLSPEEFQKLEPLLPLIEDQLFDALE